The proteins below are encoded in one region of Halichoerus grypus chromosome X, mHalGry1.hap1.1, whole genome shotgun sequence:
- the ALAS2 gene encoding 5-aminolevulinate synthase, erythroid-specific, mitochondrial isoform X2 — protein sequence MVAAAMLLQCCPVLARGHIGLLGKMIKTHQFLFGTGRCPILATYGPTCSQIHLKATKAGGDSPSWAKSHCPFMLSELQDGKSKIVQKAAPEVQEDVKTFKTDLPRSLASTSPRKPFSNPQEPELISEKVTHLVQNNMIGNHVFGYDQFFRHKIIEKKQDHTYRVFKTVNRWADAYPFAQHFSEASMASKDVSVWCSNDYLGMSRHPRILQATQETLQRHGAGAGGTRNISGTSKFHVELEQELAELHQKDAALLFSSCFVANDSTLFTLAKILPGAICPLEELCDVAHQYGALTFVDEVHAVGLYGSRGAGIGERDGIMYKIDIVSGTLGKAFGCVGGYIASTRDLVDMVRSYAAGFIFTTSLPPMVLSGALESVRLLKGEEGQALRRAHQRNVKHMRQLLMDRGLPVIPCPSHIIPIRVGDAALNSKICDLLLSKHGIYVQAINYPTVPRGEELLRLAPSPHHSPQMMEDFVQKLLVAWTEVGLPLQDVSMAACNFCHRPVHFELMSEWERSYFGNMGPEYVTTYA from the exons ATGGTAGCAGCAGCCATGTTGCTACAGTGCTGTCCGGTGCTTGCCCGGGGCCACATAGGCCTCCTGGGCAAGATGATTAAGACTCACCAGTTCCTGTTTGGTACTGGACGCTGTCCTATACTGGCCACCTATGGACCAACCTGTTCTCAAATCCACCTTAAGGCAACCAAGGCTGGAGGAG ACTCTCCATCTTGGGCCAAGAGCCACTGTCCCTTTATGCTGTCAGAACTCCAGGATGGGAAGAGCAAGATTGTGCAGAAGGCAGCTCCAGAAGTCCAGGAGGATGTGAAGACTTTCAAGACAG ACCTGCCCAGATCCCTGGCCTCAACCAGCCCGAGAAAGCCATTCTCCAATCCCCAGGAGCCAGAGCTAATTTCAGAGAAGGTCACACACCTGGTTCAGAACAACATGATTG GAAACCATGTTTTTGGTTATGACCAGTTTTTCAGGCATAAGATCATTGAGAAGAAACAGGACCACACCTACCGTGTGTTCAAGACCGTAAACCGCTGGGCTGATGCATACCCCTTTGCCCAACACTTCTCTGAGGCATCTATGGCCTCAAAGGATGTGTCTGTCTGGTGCAGTAATGACTACCTAGGCATGAGCCGGCACCCTCGGATTTTGCAAGCTACACA GGAGACCCTGCAGCGTCATGGAGCTGGAGCTGGTGGTACCCGCAACATTTCAGGTACCAGTAAGTTTCATGTGGAGCTGGAGCAGGAGCTGGCTGAGCTGCACCAAAAAGATGCAGCCCTGCTCTTCTCTTCCTGTTTTGTGGCCAATGACTCTACTCTCTTCACCCTGGCAAAGATCCTGCCAG GTGCCATCTGTCCTCTTGAGGAGTTGTGTGATGTGGCCCACCAGTATGGGGCTCTGACCTTCGTGGATGAGGTTCATGCTGTAGGACTATATGGGTCCCGGGGTGCTGGAATTGGGGAGCGTGATGGAATTATGTACAAGATTGACATTGTCTCTGGAACTCTTG GCAAGGCCTTTGGCTGTGTGGGTGGCTACATCGCCAGCACCCGTGACTTGGTGGACATGGTGCGCTCCTATGCTGCCGGCTTCATCTTTACCACTTCACTGCCTCCCATGGTGCTCTCTGGGGCTTTGGAATCTGTGCGGCTGCTCAAGGGAGAGGAGGGCCAAGCCCTGAGGCGAGCCCACCAGCGCAATGTCAAGCACATGCGCCAGCTACTAATGGACAGGGGCCTTCCTGTcatcccctgccccagccacatCATCCCTATCCGG GTGGGTGATGCAGCACTGAACAGCAAGATCTGTGATCTCCTGCTCTCCAAGCATGGTATCTATGTGCAGGCCATCAACTATCCAACTGTCCCCCGGGGTGAAGAGCTGCTGCGCCTggcaccctctccccaccacagCCCTCAGATGATGGAAGACTTTGTGC AGAAGCTGTTGGTAGCCTGGACTGAGGTGGGGCTGCCCCTCCAGGATGTGTCTATGGCTGCCTGCAATTTCTGTCATCGGCCTGTGCACTTTGAGCTCATGAGTGAGTGGGAACGTTCCTACTTTGGGAACATGGGGCCCGAGTATGTCACCACCTATGCCTGA
- the ALAS2 gene encoding 5-aminolevulinate synthase, erythroid-specific, mitochondrial isoform X1 — MVAAAMLLQCCPVLARGHIGLLGKMIKTHQFLFGTGRCPILATYGPTCSQIHLKATKAGGDSPSWAKSHCPFMLSELQDGKSKIVQKAAPEVQEDVKTFKTDLPRSLASTSPRKPFSNPQEPELISEKVTHLVQNNMIGNHVFGYDQFFRHKIIEKKQDHTYRVFKTVNRWADAYPFAQHFSEASMASKDVSVWCSNDYLGMSRHPRILQATQETLQRHGAGAGGTRNISGTSKFHVELEQELAELHQKDAALLFSSCFVANDSTLFTLAKILPGCEIYSDAGNHASMIQGIRNSGAAKFVFRHNDPDHLKKLLKESNPRTPKIVAFETVHSMDGAICPLEELCDVAHQYGALTFVDEVHAVGLYGSRGAGIGERDGIMYKIDIVSGTLGKAFGCVGGYIASTRDLVDMVRSYAAGFIFTTSLPPMVLSGALESVRLLKGEEGQALRRAHQRNVKHMRQLLMDRGLPVIPCPSHIIPIRVGDAALNSKICDLLLSKHGIYVQAINYPTVPRGEELLRLAPSPHHSPQMMEDFVQKLLVAWTEVGLPLQDVSMAACNFCHRPVHFELMSEWERSYFGNMGPEYVTTYA, encoded by the exons ATGGTAGCAGCAGCCATGTTGCTACAGTGCTGTCCGGTGCTTGCCCGGGGCCACATAGGCCTCCTGGGCAAGATGATTAAGACTCACCAGTTCCTGTTTGGTACTGGACGCTGTCCTATACTGGCCACCTATGGACCAACCTGTTCTCAAATCCACCTTAAGGCAACCAAGGCTGGAGGAG ACTCTCCATCTTGGGCCAAGAGCCACTGTCCCTTTATGCTGTCAGAACTCCAGGATGGGAAGAGCAAGATTGTGCAGAAGGCAGCTCCAGAAGTCCAGGAGGATGTGAAGACTTTCAAGACAG ACCTGCCCAGATCCCTGGCCTCAACCAGCCCGAGAAAGCCATTCTCCAATCCCCAGGAGCCAGAGCTAATTTCAGAGAAGGTCACACACCTGGTTCAGAACAACATGATTG GAAACCATGTTTTTGGTTATGACCAGTTTTTCAGGCATAAGATCATTGAGAAGAAACAGGACCACACCTACCGTGTGTTCAAGACCGTAAACCGCTGGGCTGATGCATACCCCTTTGCCCAACACTTCTCTGAGGCATCTATGGCCTCAAAGGATGTGTCTGTCTGGTGCAGTAATGACTACCTAGGCATGAGCCGGCACCCTCGGATTTTGCAAGCTACACA GGAGACCCTGCAGCGTCATGGAGCTGGAGCTGGTGGTACCCGCAACATTTCAGGTACCAGTAAGTTTCATGTGGAGCTGGAGCAGGAGCTGGCTGAGCTGCACCAAAAAGATGCAGCCCTGCTCTTCTCTTCCTGTTTTGTGGCCAATGACTCTACTCTCTTCACCCTGGCAAAGATCCTGCCAG GGTGTGAGATTTACTCAGATGCAGGCAATCATGCTTCAATGATCCAAGGTATTCGCAACAGTGGAGCAGCCAAGTTTGTCTTCAGGCACAATGACCCTGATCACCTGAAGAAACTTCTAAAGGAGTCCAACCCTAGGACACCCAAAATTGTGGCCTTTGAGACTGTTCACTCCATGGATG GTGCCATCTGTCCTCTTGAGGAGTTGTGTGATGTGGCCCACCAGTATGGGGCTCTGACCTTCGTGGATGAGGTTCATGCTGTAGGACTATATGGGTCCCGGGGTGCTGGAATTGGGGAGCGTGATGGAATTATGTACAAGATTGACATTGTCTCTGGAACTCTTG GCAAGGCCTTTGGCTGTGTGGGTGGCTACATCGCCAGCACCCGTGACTTGGTGGACATGGTGCGCTCCTATGCTGCCGGCTTCATCTTTACCACTTCACTGCCTCCCATGGTGCTCTCTGGGGCTTTGGAATCTGTGCGGCTGCTCAAGGGAGAGGAGGGCCAAGCCCTGAGGCGAGCCCACCAGCGCAATGTCAAGCACATGCGCCAGCTACTAATGGACAGGGGCCTTCCTGTcatcccctgccccagccacatCATCCCTATCCGG GTGGGTGATGCAGCACTGAACAGCAAGATCTGTGATCTCCTGCTCTCCAAGCATGGTATCTATGTGCAGGCCATCAACTATCCAACTGTCCCCCGGGGTGAAGAGCTGCTGCGCCTggcaccctctccccaccacagCCCTCAGATGATGGAAGACTTTGTGC AGAAGCTGTTGGTAGCCTGGACTGAGGTGGGGCTGCCCCTCCAGGATGTGTCTATGGCTGCCTGCAATTTCTGTCATCGGCCTGTGCACTTTGAGCTCATGAGTGAGTGGGAACGTTCCTACTTTGGGAACATGGGGCCCGAGTATGTCACCACCTATGCCTGA